ttaaaataatttttagataaaagGCACTTTGTGATACTTATTTCTTCATTTAAGGCATGTAAAAGAAAACTTGACAAACggcataaaaataaagataaaatgatataaaaactaGAAAAGATCCTCCCCTTAGTAAATTGGTCGGATTTGGATTCAGATTCAAAACGGATCCGAACCATCTGTAATTGATACAGAGTTTATGAAAtcataaaactaaattttacccATCACAAAATAGGAGAGAATTTATGGAAGAGTTTAATAAATCTTAACAGCGCTAGAtgttcaagaaaaataaaagttatcaatccaatataaaaaaaaaaaacttaaaaaagttgTTGCAAACTGAGATTTGTCACTAACGCATACCGATTCAAACCAAAGCATCGGTTAATTCGATTCACTGCGCCTAGGAGAGGCAtgattatcatcatcatcataaatAGGGCTCCGGTCTTCCCTAGGGAGTGGGCTAGGGCTGCGGCTCTGgccattttctttctctttcgcAGGGTTCTTATAATCCTTGTCTTCAGCATCAGCTTCACGATCTGGGCTTCTGTTTCTTCCCCTTGGACTTGCACTGTAATCTGAACCGTTGTTAAGCCTGCCCTTGCCTTCCCTAGGGGAAGGGCTACCTTTCTCTTGCGGGCTTCTTTCATCAGGCACTGGACTATGCTTCCTCCCCCTAGATGGTGATGGAGATCCCCTGTGGCGCTTAGGACTCCTTGATCTTTTGTCTTCTCGCTCGAAAATCCTCTCTCTCTTCACAGGTGATCTTGATCTACTGCAGAAGGTCAAGATTAAGCACAAAGAAGATTAGGccccaaaaataacaaaatagaacATTTCTATCCATTAAATCCTCCTCACTTATTTAGACTTGCATCGGGATTACTGCACACCCGGAAAAAGGGGGGGTACATTTTACATTTCAGAACCCAAATCCTGTTTCAGGAGAGTTAAACACAAACCTGCGGCTGTAACTGCGGCTTCTGCTTCTACCACGGCGGGGACTAGGTGAGCGTGAGTAACTGCGGGGTCTACGGCTGTACCAATATAGTAGTCTCGCTTGTAAACAAAATTGAACTTGAcagataattttttataacacatCCAATCAGACCAAACTGACAAGGATAAGAATAGAAAGAGAGAAAGGACCTTAGTTTCTTAGGACTGTTCTGACAATTTCTTTCTATGTGGCCTCGTTCTCCACAACGATAACACTTGTTCTTCCAATCCCCAGCTTTGCAATCACGGGCCCAGTGACCATCAATTCCGCAATTGAAGCAGCGTCCTGACCCAGGAGTAGGGCCTCTTCCAAGGTAATCACGAGACCCACCAGGGCCACGGGGCACCTAAATTGTAAGTCAAATCAGATTCAACGATCAAGAAATATTGACAAACTTGAGGATGAATTCCAGGAAAACAATCAGAACAAGGAATGGGAGGCAACAGAATAAAATGATGCAGCGCCAATGCACTAGGGTTATATATAGACATGTGTTTGCCATATACACTCATCCACGTCTAATATACTCTCTAACTCAATTCAACTCaagttgtttttaaaaatatatatattattaaataaataataaaaagaagaaatgaaacTATTGAAATCTGTTCAGAGTTTATTGGGGAAACCAAATTTCACCATACTAGACCTACATTCTCATCTCAGGCGTGACAAGTTTTATATTCCAAACCAGTTCACTGAAAAGTGGAAATTTTATTAGCAAGCCAGATAGATAATCATACAGCAGGGCGACATACTAGGTAAAATTCATGTCTGTATGTGCCACGTCAAATAAAGATGCAATGGGaaaacatgcaaataaaaaagaaggtTAACGAGTCGTGCTGTATGGCTGAACTAAGCACGCAGATTTTATGGTTCACATCACCCAAAGATCTGAAGGCATTAAAGATGTTAATACATCATAAGATTAAATTAGTCAAGGGCTTAAATGTAATAGTAGTTCCTTTCAATATTATCGAGGTACTAATatctgaaaaaaaaacagaaactTACTCCCTTGGCAAATTCAACAATGATACGGCTTCCATCTAAGTCTCGACCATTCAATGAATATCTTGCATCATCAGCATCTCTAGGGTCGCTGAATTCCTGTTATCAGGAAGGCAGGAAACACACacaaggagaagaaaaagatccaagcaaaaaaatatcatatttacaaCATATGTTGAAGAAATTTAGAGAAAAGAGAAGTTTTGGTATAAATTAAGAGAGTTAAGGAATACATACAACAAATGCATAGTCGCGCTTCATATCCACATCACGTATTCTGCGCAAACGGGTGCCAGAAACAGTAAGGCCATCAAGACACAATTATCGAAGGGTTGATAGTTCGCCCCTCACAGTTGAACCAAAAACACCACTTTTGAGATTGTTCCATTTCGATAAAAACAGGCA
This genomic window from Gossypium raimondii isolate GPD5lz chromosome 10, ASM2569854v1, whole genome shotgun sequence contains:
- the LOC105777378 gene encoding serine/arginine-rich splicing factor RS2Z33 isoform X1 — encoded protein: MPRYDDRRGSGTRLYVGHLSSRTRSRDLEDMFSRYGRIRDVDMKRDYAFVEFSDPRDADDARYSLNGRDLDGSRIIVEFAKGVPRGPGGSRDYLGRGPTPGSGRCFNCGIDGHWARDCKAGDWKNKCYRCGERGHIERNCQNSPKKLSRRPRSYSRSPSPRRGRSRSRSYSRSRSRSPVKRERIFEREDKRSRSPKRHRGSPSPSRGRKHSPVPDERSPQEKGSPSPREGKGRLNNGSDYSASPRGRNRSPDREADAEDKDYKNPAKEKENGQSRSPSPLPREDRSPIYDDDDNHASPRRSESN
- the LOC105777378 gene encoding serine/arginine-rich splicing factor RS2Z33 isoform X2, whose amino-acid sequence is MPRYDDRRGSGTRLYVGHLSSRTRSRDLEDMFSRYGRIRDVDMKRDYAFVEFSDPRDADDARYSLNGRDLDGSRIIVEFAKGVPRGPGGSRDYLGRGPTPGSGRCFNCGIDGHWARDCKAGDWKNKCYRCGERGHIERNCQNSPKKLSRSRSPVKRERIFEREDKRSRSPKRHRGSPSPSRGRKHSPVPDERSPQEKGSPSPREGKGRLNNGSDYSASPRGRNRSPDREADAEDKDYKNPAKEKENGQSRSPSPLPREDRSPIYDDDDNHASPRRSESN
- the LOC105777378 gene encoding serine/arginine-rich splicing factor RS2Z33 isoform X3, with the protein product MKRDYAFVEFSDPRDADDARYSLNGRDLDGSRIIVEFAKGVPRGPGGSRDYLGRGPTPGSGRCFNCGIDGHWARDCKAGDWKNKCYRCGERGHIERNCQNSPKKLSRRPRSYSRSPSPRRGRSRSRSYSRSRSRSPVKRERIFEREDKRSRSPKRHRGSPSPSRGRKHSPVPDERSPQEKGSPSPREGKGRLNNGSDYSASPRGRNRSPDREADAEDKDYKNPAKEKENGQSRSPSPLPREDRSPIYDDDDNHASPRRSESN